Part of the Lolium rigidum isolate FL_2022 chromosome 6, APGP_CSIRO_Lrig_0.1, whole genome shotgun sequence genome, CTGACACCTGTGGTGCTCACTCCTTTTTCAACTCTTTAAAGACTTTGAATATCTTGGGCCACTATGTACTTGGAAGACCAGGGAAACCATAAATTAAGCAAAAGAGACAGAAAATAAAGTCAGATTTTCAGATTAGATGTGCATCTCTCTATAGATCTCGACACTCTCACAGTCGAGAGGCCCAGGGACAGGCTCTTCTTTTGACTTTTGTCACTGCAAGAGCTCATCTAGACTGAACCTTTAGATATGGCTTAAGTACTCTACTGCATATCTATTGAGTGTagactagagagagagagaggcggtaTTTTTTTTTTCAGGAATTGAGTGGTAGATTGCGAAGCAATGAATGAGGCAGCTACCACATTCAAAAGGGTCCAGCTCTGCCAGGCTAGGAGGGACTTGGCCTTGGGGCCCAAATCATTACAAGCTGGTGCGCCCAGATCTGATCATCACCAGCGAGCTAGAGAGAAAAGAGAATGAGAGCGTGTCTGTGTGAGGCTTGTGCTCATCATGGCTTTACACGTACAGTAGAGCCTAGAGAAAGAAAACAAAGCGCAAAAAGTCTCTTCTTTCTCTCACTCCTAAGCACATCGGGGTACGTGCTGGGTTACCACACCTACCAGTTATTACCATCTGTATGGAGTATACAACTACACACGCACACGGAGCCCCAAAGCAGGACCAGTgctgatgttgccatcatctctgcccccaagaactctctcatgttctctctcacatgccatgccagctGCTTGCTCCAAACTTACAGCAACACAAACACAAGCATCTTCAATCAGCAGTAACCACTTGTGCTAATATTGGCAAACAAGTAGTACTATTTCTGCATTCTGTAGAATCTTAGAGCAAAGCTAGGACTAGAAATTGTTGGCAATGCAATACAGGAGGCTCATCATCCACATGATCCATCATCACAGGCAGAGCATATAAATAATATGTAGCTAACAACAGAGTAAAACAGAAAGAATGTTGGACTGTTTTTATTCATGATGAAAATGGTAGCTTATGATGGTACTCTCAGCACCACAGACCAGATAAATGGCATCAATTAACACCAACCTTCTCCCCCCTCTCTCTGCACCAATTACCAAATGATTCTCCTTTTTTACCACTAAAATAAAATGATAACAACAACAAATAACCCTGTACCCTCCTCACCAGCTGCACCAAAAATTCCAGTTTCTCCAATCTTCCAATGGATTCTGATGTTTTGCTATATGGTATATACATGTAACGATAACCCCTCTCTaccaccccctcccctcccccctcTCTATATGATATTCTACTCTAAACAACATTACAAACATTACCCTCCATGGGTGCTGGTCTATGGACTAAGATGTAAAGCAAAATGTATCAAAATACAACCGGGTGGAAGAGCCTGAAAGGTGAAAGAATTCAATGGGGTCGGCATATGAACGGTAGCAAAGGATGGGTAATATATGAGGGAAAGGGGAAAACTGGGGGAGGCTCTTCCACGTACCAAACTCGGCTCATTATGCTCATGCTCAAAGGGGAATTATTATGCATCTGGTGAAATGCTGTGGAGGCTGGTAGTTTGTAAGTTTGGCTGGCAGGGGGGAAAGGGGAAGCCATAAGAACTGGATATGCATCAACGAAATCAGGATCGATCGGGTTCCGGTACCCAAAGCTTCTCAAGAACTGGATACAGCATAGTGTCTCACTGAGTAGCGCAGGACTTGCAAGGTAGGGCAGATCATCTCCTTCACTCTCACGCCGTCTTTGTATATCTTGAATGTAGGGATTATCCGCACGTTCTCTGTCTTTGCTACCATAGGGCTATCTTCAACATTTACCTGTTGGGTCACAATGCAGTTCATTACTGATTTCGatattttttatcaaattactagaGTAGAAGGAGAGACATCGAGTAGCTTACCTTTAGAAAATTCACTGAGGGGCATTCGCTGCAAAGAGAGTTCACCGCAGGTGTAACTTGAATACATTGTTGATTCATTGTCCCCATGAAGTAGACAACAGATACCCCTGAAGAAAGAGTATACTGAATATGACAGGCAACCAAAATTGTAATGCAGGCAAATATATAAGCCTATTGAAATGCATCAGTGATGATTTATTGTTTTATACACATAAAAAAGCTACAGTTCTCATTATTCATGATACTACACAGATACACTCTTGAATTTATCTGACTATAATAGAAAAAATAAGTACTTCGGAAAAACTCACCAGGTGAACGTATGGCAGCAGAATATTGTTCCAAGTTGGTAACACTCTCAACCTCCCCTCCAAACTTCATGTTTGATACATCCTCACCCCGAGTTGTCTTCAAAGCAACTTGAGCATGAAACAACTTTTCCGCAACATCGGTATCAGTGGGAAGCTCTCTCCGGAGCACCTCATAGTCCCTCACACAATCAGCCCAACGCTCGAGCTAAAAAAATAGCAAGATCAATACAGCAGCACTGAGTGAAATGCCAAAAATATCAGAATGCATGCTCTATTGCTGATGCTTACCTTGGAATAGGATACTGCTCGCCTTAAGAGAGCCTTGGTGTAATTTGGTTGTATTCTCAGTGCCTCATTACAGTCATCAACAGCTTTCTCCCACCGGTCCAGCTTCCACCAACAAGCTGCTCGATTGCAGTGGAGCACTGGATTTGATGGATCATACTTCAGCCCTTCGCCATAAGCTATAGATGCATCAGAAAACTTGGCTGCCTTAAAGAGCTCATTTCCTTGGGCTCGAGCTCTTGCAACTAGTCTCACATTATTAAGAATCATCCCAACTTCCGCATTTCCAGGGTCAATACATCTAGCATTTTCAGCTGCTGCAACAGCGGCATCAAACCTGCAGAAAGCATTCCCAACTATAATGCTAAGTTGCTGTTGCTCCAATCAAGAAAATCAATCAGTTTTACAGGTTAGAAGACCATACCTTCCCAATGCCATGTCAACCTGGGCTCGCACAATATTTACATAAGACTCAACTAGCATGCCCGAGAGTTTGACTGCCGTCCAAGATAGTAATGCAGTGTCTAATTTCAGCAAGCTTGTAAGAGTCGAATCAGCTTCCTCTAGCTTGTGGAGCCGAAGAAGTGCTTCTGATCTCAAGGCACGAAGCTGCGTAAAAAATAAGAAGACAATGTAAATTCTACCATGAATCCATAGTGTAGGACTATTTCCATTTTCCAACACTTTCAAAGAGAGAAAACACAGGCAAAGGAGGAGGATTTTACCAACTGGGAGGAGTCAGCTCCTGCTGCAATAGCAGCATCCGCTTCCCTCAGCGCGCTCTTCCAATCTCCAATTTTCCTGGCATCCGTGCTTCTTCCTAGATGCATCTCCACATCCTGCAAGTTCTCCCAATCCGCAGGGTCAGACTCATGAAGATGCCTGGCCTGTGTTAagtgcctcctcgccttctcaaTCATTCCAAGCCTACAAGAATGAGAACAACAAACATTTCAGTAACAATTCAAGCAAATAGAGCACACCTATTATTATCTGAAAATAACACTGAAATGCTCTTGAACGGAATTGGGATTAAATTCAGTATCCATCAGCATTGTGTGGTCAAAATCCAGTGTACCTAATGAAACTGGGACCAAGCAAGCTTACAAAACAATACAGCTAAGCAACCCatttcgaaaaagaaaaaaaaacagctaAGCAACCCCCCCTTTCATCAGCATTGTGTGATTGGAACCGCTTTAACACCAATTTGCTTCCAAGACAAGATCCTGGGTTTTCCTCACTCGCAGATCAACTAAGAACTAAGTAGTGTGCTCACTGTGTAACCCAAAGATCATTTTTttttataatataacacacacaaGCAGGAAAATATTTACAGACAGCGACGATCAAGCAGTAACAAAAAGGAAAAGCAAGAGCACAACTATCATGTTGCTTTCCTCTTGGAGCTGGACTTGCTAACGGGAAAAGCTGGCAACTAGAGCCAAGAAAGCAACAGCAACATGCAGGCGTGAACAGTCAATGGGAAATCAAAGCAAGAAGTAGGGATCTACGCATCGAACTGAAATCTAATGGATTCCGCGCAATGCTGGTTCCAGAGAGAGTAGCGCAGGAAGCTCACCGGAGGCAGAGACCGGCGAGGCGGCTGTGGGCGCGGCCGCTGGCAGGGTCAAGCCGGACGGCCTCCTCGGATTCGCGGAGCGCGTCGGCCAGCCTGCCGAGGCCGACGAGCGCGGCGGCGCGGTTTCCGCGGCACGCGGCGCTTTCGGGGCACAGGGACACCGCACGGTCGTAGTAGCGCAGCGCCTCCCCGTGCACCCCCTTCTTGTACCACTCGTTGCCTAGACGAGTCATCTCCTGGAGACCCCCGCCGGTACCCCGCGCGGCCGGtgagctcgccggagatctcGAGAGGAAGGACGGCGCGTCAATGCCGCTCCTCGCGGGGGCCAAGCCGGCGCCGCGCATGATGCTCCCGTGGCCGTAGTGGCCGGTGCCGGATCCGAGCACGTccgggcgggagcggggcggcggcggcggcgcggcggccgccccCGGAACGCGGCCGGACGGGCGGATGTTCCCGGCGGGGAGCGCATTGGCCATCGGCGAGCTCGCCGTGCTCCCGCGGTCCCCCGCAACTCCGCCGCTCCctccgctgctgctgccgccgccggagaATATCAAGGGGCCAGATCCGCACCGGCGGTGGCCCGGCAGGCGCGGCGGGTTGCTCTCCACCGCCAGCTCGCCGGAGTGGCTCCTCccgcccgccagccccgccgcgcCGACATTCGACTGCGCCGGCGACTTGGCGGagccggacgaggaggaggaggaggtggtgacgcTGGCCCGCGCCCGCAGCGGCGAGACCGGGGAGCCGAGATCCGCGAAGACGTTGGCCTTGGAGTCCGGCTTGTCCCGCACGGCGGCGCCGCTGTCGAGCGCCAGCGCCGCCGCGCGGAGGCGCAGCCGGTCGGCCTCGGACATGGCTGGATCTCAGCGCAAAACCTCAGCAATGCCGTCGCCCGCACACCTCAGCTCCGTCTCCCCCTCCTCCTGTTGTCCTAACCAAACAAGCAGGCATAGAAGCACGGAGCACAATAAGAGCTCGTCGTCGCGCGCGGCGGGGTGGTTGCGCGGCGAGAACCCTGAGCAATAAATCGCGTGTGGATTTCTCGTGAGGCGGGGAAATGGAGCTACCGAGCGACCACCGACCCAAGAAAGAggggagaagaaggaagaagaaaggagaGGACTGGCCGTGAGGGCAAGAAATAGAGACTGTGGAGACAACGGGACAGGGGCAGTTCGAGACCTTGCGAGTGTTTCGGGGGGCTAAATACAAAACAGtttcactcttttttttttgtgggCTTCTGCTTACAGGGTGGTTTTGCGGTTTGGTGTCTTGGAGTTTTGGggttttgtatttttattataGTACCTTTCCTGGGTTTTGGCTTGGGACGCTGAGGTTTTACAGATCTTATTACTCACTCGAGATTTTACAGATTCTGTTTACCACATCTTTGTAGATTTACGATTAGGCTTGCCTTGCGGGTTGCCATGATCTCTAACTTCTCCCATTTACTAGTACTACATGTTTATCTTTTAtctaagtttttttttgtttctgtcTTTTTTCTTCAACCACCGCTAATGATACTTCCAATAGCCTAGATACTTAAAATATGCATTTAATTACTACCTAAATCATGCAAATATTGCATTGGCTGCGAATTAACATGGAAGAACGTAGTCTTTT contains:
- the LOC124661309 gene encoding TPR repeat-containing thioredoxin TTL1-like, whose product is MSEADRLRLRAAALALDSGAAVRDKPDSKANVFADLGSPVSPLRARASVTTSSSSSSGSAKSPAQSNVGAAGLAGGRSHSGELAVESNPPRLPGHRRCGSGPLIFSGGGSSSGGSGGVAGDRGSTASSPMANALPAGNIRPSGRVPGAAAAPPPPPRSRPDVLGSGTGHYGHGSIMRGAGLAPARSGIDAPSFLSRSPASSPAARGTGGGLQEMTRLGNEWYKKGVHGEALRYYDRAVSLCPESAACRGNRAAALVGLGRLADALRESEEAVRLDPASGRAHSRLAGLCLRLGMIEKARRHLTQARHLHESDPADWENLQDVEMHLGRSTDARKIGDWKSALREADAAIAAGADSSQLLRALRSEALLRLHKLEEADSTLTSLLKLDTALLSWTAVKLSGMLVESYVNIVRAQVDMALGRFDAAVAAAENARCIDPGNAEVGMILNNVRLVARARAQGNELFKAAKFSDASIAYGEGLKYDPSNPVLHCNRAACWWKLDRWEKAVDDCNEALRIQPNYTKALLRRAVSYSKLERWADCVRDYEVLRRELPTDTDVAEKLFHAQVALKTTRGEDVSNMKFGGEVESVTNLEQYSAAIRSPGVSVVYFMGTMNQQCIQVTPAVNSLCSECPSVNFLKVNVEDSPMVAKTENVRIIPTFKIYKDGVRVKEMICPTLQVLRYSVRHYAVSSS